In Halalkalicoccus subterraneus, a single genomic region encodes these proteins:
- a CDS encoding NAD(P)-dependent alcohol dehydrogenase translates to MDAARLHEYTEEMGEALSIDEIDRPTPSRSDHVVVEVEGAGWCQTDNHIIEGMWTDYVEQDLPMTLGHENAGEVVEIGGEVSTVEVGDKVLCHPHVTCGECRACRLGEDMHCENAAFPGLNTDGGFAEYLLTSERATITLDSVDPVDIAPHADAGITAYHAVKKATPNLFPGSYTVVIGIGGLGHIGLQAVEAMSATTTIAVDLKEEALSLADRLGADHTINSADEDVAEAVEAITDGAGAEQVLDFVGADQTTALAPDIVAPGGDHHVIGYGGHIHEPSQALVNGEFSYVGNIVGKYTELQELVALVEGGEMHLETSEYSLDEINDVAEALEHNEIEGRAVIVP, encoded by the coding sequence ATGGACGCCGCGAGACTCCACGAGTACACCGAGGAGATGGGGGAGGCGCTCTCGATCGACGAGATCGATCGGCCCACCCCTTCGAGATCGGACCACGTCGTCGTCGAGGTCGAGGGAGCGGGCTGGTGCCAGACGGACAACCACATCATCGAGGGGATGTGGACCGACTACGTCGAGCAGGACCTCCCGATGACGCTCGGCCACGAGAACGCCGGGGAAGTAGTAGAGATCGGCGGGGAGGTCTCGACCGTGGAGGTCGGCGACAAGGTGCTCTGTCACCCCCACGTGACCTGCGGGGAGTGTCGAGCCTGCCGGCTGGGCGAGGACATGCACTGCGAGAACGCGGCCTTCCCCGGGCTTAACACCGACGGCGGGTTCGCGGAGTACCTGCTGACCTCCGAGCGCGCGACGATCACACTCGATTCGGTGGACCCAGTCGACATCGCGCCCCACGCCGACGCCGGGATCACCGCGTATCACGCGGTCAAGAAGGCGACCCCGAACCTCTTTCCGGGGAGTTATACGGTCGTGATCGGGATCGGTGGACTGGGTCACATCGGGCTCCAAGCGGTCGAAGCGATGAGCGCGACCACCACGATCGCCGTCGACCTCAAAGAGGAGGCACTGTCGCTTGCGGATCGGCTGGGCGCGGATCACACGATCAACTCCGCCGACGAGGACGTCGCCGAGGCCGTCGAGGCGATCACCGACGGCGCGGGCGCAGAGCAGGTGCTCGACTTCGTCGGCGCGGACCAGACGACGGCCCTGGCTCCCGACATCGTCGCGCCGGGTGGTGATCACCACGTCATCGGCTACGGCGGGCACATCCACGAGCCATCGCAGGCGCTGGTCAACGGCGAGTTCTCGTACGTCGGGAACATCGTCGGGAAGTACACCGAACTGCAGGAGCTCGTCGCGCTGGTCGAGGGGGGCGAGATGCACCTCGAGACGTCCGAGTACTCCCTAGATGAGATCAACGACGTGGCCGAGGCGCTCGAACACAACGAGATCGAGGGCCGGGCCGTCATCGTTCCCTGA
- a CDS encoding PQQ-dependent sugar dehydrogenase: MSQRATHATTRRRFLHSAAAIGALSAAGCVGPSDDEPGSDTGGGNGTDGNESDGAPAGYEVETVAEGFANPWAIAFLPDGGMLVTEREGRLSIVDREDGTTETVGGVPDVYAVGQGGLLDVVLHPDYPDEPWVYLTYSAVNDAGESATHLGRGRLDRDGGRLEGFEVLHVAEPFVDSDGHFGSRLLVESDALYMTVGDRQSKEFGPDHVAQDTTNELGSTLRLGLDGSVPGDNPFVNDPDALGTIYSYGHRNPQAMATHPVTGAIWQAEHGEEDGDEINVIEAGGNYGWPVASYACEYGTDDPVGDDPDEREDTVAPVYYWECGSGGFPPSGMTFYDGEAFPDWRGDLFVGTLAGEYLGRFAVDGRTVEERESLLEGEGWRVRDVAVAPDTGHLYVAVDAEDAPVVRLRPA, translated from the coding sequence GTGAGCCAGCGCGCCACCCACGCGACGACCCGACGACGATTCCTGCACAGCGCCGCCGCGATCGGCGCGCTCTCGGCCGCGGGGTGTGTCGGCCCGTCCGACGACGAGCCGGGATCCGATACCGGCGGCGGGAACGGCACCGACGGTAACGAAAGTGATGGGGCGCCCGCCGGGTACGAGGTTGAGACGGTCGCCGAGGGGTTCGCGAACCCCTGGGCCATCGCGTTCCTCCCCGACGGCGGGATGCTCGTCACCGAACGCGAGGGACGGCTCTCGATCGTCGACCGGGAGGACGGCACCACCGAGACCGTCGGGGGCGTCCCCGACGTGTACGCTGTCGGGCAGGGCGGTCTGCTCGACGTGGTGCTTCACCCCGATTACCCCGACGAACCGTGGGTCTACCTGACGTACTCCGCCGTCAACGACGCCGGCGAGTCGGCGACCCACCTCGGCCGGGGGCGTCTCGACCGCGACGGCGGGCGGTTGGAGGGGTTCGAGGTGCTGCACGTCGCCGAGCCGTTCGTCGACTCGGACGGGCACTTCGGATCTAGACTGCTCGTCGAAAGCGACGCGCTCTATATGACCGTCGGCGACCGTCAGTCCAAGGAGTTCGGCCCCGACCACGTCGCACAGGACACCACGAACGAACTCGGAAGCACGCTCAGATTGGGACTCGACGGCTCGGTTCCCGGGGACAACCCGTTCGTTAACGACCCTGACGCGCTCGGTACGATCTACAGCTACGGCCACCGCAACCCGCAGGCCATGGCGACCCACCCGGTGACGGGCGCGATCTGGCAGGCCGAACACGGCGAGGAGGACGGCGACGAGATCAACGTGATCGAGGCCGGGGGCAACTACGGCTGGCCGGTCGCGAGCTACGCCTGCGAGTACGGCACCGACGACCCGGTCGGTGACGATCCCGACGAACGCGAGGACACCGTCGCGCCGGTATACTACTGGGAGTGCGGATCGGGGGGCTTCCCACCCAGCGGAATGACGTTCTACGATGGCGAGGCGTTCCCCGACTGGCGGGGCGACCTGTTCGTCGGGACCCTCGCGGGCGAGTACCTCGGGCGCTTCGCCGTCGACGGCCGGACCGTCGAGGAGCGCGAATCCCTATTAGAGGGCGAGGGCTGGCGGGTCCGGGACGTCGCGGTCGCACCCGATACGGGCCACCTCTACGTCGCCGTCGACGCCGAGGACGCCCCGGTCGTCCGCCTGCGGCCGGCGTGA
- a CDS encoding Zn-dependent hydrolase: MNVDGDRLREDIERTAEFGAIESDEGRGRTVRAASEENGEAREYLVERLEDAGLDVRIDAVGNVVGRWTPESADPDLPPVAAGSHLDSVPEGGIFDGPLGTYAALEAVRTMQEAGAEPERPIAVVSFTEEEGGRFGSGMLGSSVAVGGRSVEAALALEDDDGVSLEDALESIGFRGEGRLNAAGWDAWLELHVEQSERLETVGVPVGVVTDITGITHCDVTIAGEANHAGATPMDDRTDALAAASEFVLDIERAANEVVARESETAVGTVGSLSVSPNATNVVPGRIECGIDVRDIESDSMNEIVSRARSSLARLETSRGVETSLEREFDVEPVSMAERCRTAAREAGEAAGITTMAMHSGAAHDTMQVARVTDAGLLFAPSRGGYSHTPKEWTDWDDCASATQVLAGGMARLAGTTMEG; the protein is encoded by the coding sequence ATGAACGTCGACGGAGACCGACTTCGCGAGGACATCGAGCGAACCGCAGAGTTCGGAGCGATCGAAAGCGACGAGGGGCGGGGACGGACCGTCAGGGCCGCGAGCGAGGAAAACGGCGAGGCCCGCGAGTATCTCGTCGAGCGGCTGGAGGACGCGGGTCTCGACGTGCGGATCGACGCGGTGGGCAACGTCGTGGGTCGGTGGACGCCCGAGAGCGCCGACCCCGATCTGCCGCCCGTGGCGGCGGGAAGCCACCTCGATTCGGTGCCCGAGGGCGGCATCTTCGACGGACCCTTGGGGACCTACGCTGCCCTCGAAGCCGTCCGGACCATGCAGGAAGCGGGAGCCGAACCGGAACGCCCGATCGCGGTCGTTTCGTTCACCGAAGAGGAGGGTGGACGCTTCGGTTCGGGGATGCTCGGCTCCTCGGTCGCGGTGGGAGGACGAAGCGTCGAGGCGGCGCTCGCGCTCGAAGACGACGACGGAGTGAGCCTCGAAGACGCCCTCGAATCGATCGGCTTCCGCGGGGAGGGGCGACTCAACGCCGCGGGCTGGGACGCGTGGCTCGAACTCCACGTCGAGCAGTCCGAACGCCTCGAAACGGTCGGTGTTCCAGTGGGGGTCGTCACCGACATCACCGGGATCACCCACTGTGACGTGACCATCGCCGGCGAAGCGAACCACGCGGGCGCGACGCCCATGGACGATCGAACCGACGCGCTGGCTGCGGCGAGCGAGTTCGTCCTCGACATCGAGCGGGCGGCAAACGAGGTGGTCGCGAGGGAGAGTGAGACGGCGGTCGGCACCGTCGGCAGCCTCTCCGTGAGCCCGAACGCGACGAACGTCGTCCCCGGACGGATCGAGTGTGGGATCGACGTTCGGGACATCGAGTCCGACTCGATGAACGAGATCGTCTCGCGGGCGCGATCGAGCCTCGCGCGCCTCGAAACCTCCCGGGGGGTCGAAACCTCCCTCGAACGGGAGTTCGACGTCGAGCCGGTATCGATGGCCGAACGCTGTCGAACGGCCGCCCGTGAGGCCGGCGAGGCCGCGGGGATCACGACGATGGCGATGCACTCGGGGGCGGCCCACGACACGATGCAGGTCGCACGGGTCACCGACGCCGGCCTCCTGTTCGCGCCGTCCCGCGGCGGCTACTCGCATACCCCAAAGGAGTGGACCGACTGGGACGACTGTGCGAGTGCGACGCAGGTGCTTGCGGGGGGAATGGCGCGGCTCGCGGGGACGACGATGGAGGGCTGA